A section of the Deltaproteobacteria bacterium genome encodes:
- a CDS encoding DNA modification methylase encodes MEIRNAGQGMELLSKLKPHPENPRRGDLRAISESIEQNGFYGAVVAQRSTGHVLAGNHRLEAARRMRAREIPVIWVDCTDEEARRILLADNRTNDVAGYDTEALAALLESVEKTSGSLHGTGYDRDALNGLLDRLGRPYVQTQQGDPEAVPEPPKRPVTRPGDLWILGNHRLLCGDSTKEADVVRVMQGEKAKLFATDPPYLVDYDGTNHPHRWNEGKKRNKDWSGSYGLTWDESAQGIKLYEDFYRVAVKEAVLPGAAWYCWHASRRQAMLEKVWNDNNAFVHQQIIWMKDRPVLTRSWYLWQHEPCLFGWQRPHRPERIVEGFSSTVWQVPTVAPGTPTSHPTSKPVELFRLPIRQHTKPGELCYEPFAGSGSQFIAAEELGRRCHGLEISPVYCDVIVQRFETFAGKKARRAKG; translated from the coding sequence ATGGAGATCCGGAATGCCGGGCAGGGGATGGAACTGCTGTCGAAACTGAAGCCCCACCCCGAAAACCCCCGCCGGGGGGATTTGCGGGCGATCAGCGAGTCGATTGAACAGAATGGCTTCTACGGGGCGGTCGTGGCCCAGCGGTCGACGGGGCACGTGCTGGCCGGGAACCACCGGCTGGAGGCGGCCCGGCGGATGCGGGCGCGGGAGATACCGGTGATCTGGGTCGACTGCACCGACGAGGAGGCGCGGCGGATACTGCTGGCCGATAACCGGACGAACGACGTGGCGGGGTATGACACGGAGGCGCTGGCGGCGCTGCTGGAGTCGGTCGAAAAGACATCGGGCAGCCTTCACGGCACGGGCTACGACCGGGACGCCCTGAATGGCCTTCTGGACCGCCTTGGGAGGCCATATGTCCAGACCCAGCAGGGCGACCCGGAAGCGGTCCCTGAGCCCCCGAAACGGCCGGTCACACGGCCGGGTGACCTGTGGATTCTGGGCAATCACCGGCTCCTGTGCGGAGATTCGACAAAGGAGGCCGACGTTGTCCGGGTGATGCAGGGCGAGAAGGCAAAACTGTTTGCGACCGATCCGCCGTATCTGGTCGACTACGACGGGACGAACCATCCGCACCGGTGGAATGAGGGGAAAAAACGGAACAAGGACTGGTCCGGCAGCTATGGGCTTACATGGGACGAGTCGGCCCAGGGGATAAAGCTCTACGAGGACTTCTACCGGGTGGCAGTAAAGGAGGCCGTGCTCCCCGGGGCGGCCTGGTACTGCTGGCACGCGAGCCGCCGCCAGGCGATGCTTGAGAAGGTATGGAATGACAACAATGCCTTTGTCCACCAGCAGATCATCTGGATGAAGGACCGGCCAGTGCTCACCCGGTCGTGGTACCTGTGGCAGCACGAGCCGTGCCTGTTCGGGTGGCAAAGGCCCCACCGGCCTGAGCGGATCGTGGAGGGCTTTTCAAGCACCGTCTGGCAGGTTCCGACGGTCGCACCGGGCACGCCGACCAGTCATCCGACGTCAAAGCCGGTGGAACTGTTTCGCCTGCCCATCCGCCAGCACACCAAACCGGGCGAGCTCTGCTACGAGCCCTTTGCCGGGAGCGGCTCGCAGTTCATCGCGGCCGAGGAACTGGGCCGCCGGTGCCATGGCCTCGAGATCAGCCCGGTTTACTGCGACGTCATCGTCCAGAGATTTGAGACCTTTGCCGGAAAGAAGGCGCGCCGTGCCAAGGGGTAA
- a CDS encoding IS3 family transposase (programmed frameshift) translates to MKSRKRHAPEAIVKKLREVDAELAAGTPMGQVCQKLEVSEQTYYRWKRKYGGLSMDEAKRLKALEEENGRLKKLVADLSLDKEMLKEPRQGKLLSPERRRRAVRKLRDRYPVSDRRICRLVKQPRSTQVYVPRVKDENQQIVERMLELVRVYPRYGYRRICAKLRQEEWQVSEKRVHRLWKREGLKVPRKPRKRRRLGLSANSIVCYRAEHKDHVWTWDFVHDRTEEGRTLKWLTLVDEFTRECLALKVERKLKSEDVIEVLEELIATRELPRFIRSDNGSEFIAKALKNWLAEAHVGTLYIAAASPWENGYAESFNGKLRDELLECELFYSLDEAKFLGQEWKDEYNNERPYSSLDYLTPAEFAQCLVDSASGASPLQPILPGQMYNPTNTRSGPEM, encoded by the exons ATGAAAAGCAGAAAGAGGCACGCGCCGGAGGCGATCGTAAAGAAACTCCGGGAGGTGGACGCAGAGCTGGCCGCCGGTACGCCGATGGGCCAGGTGTGCCAGAAGCTCGAAGTGAGCGAGCAGACCTACTACCGCTGGAAGCGGAAATACGGCGGCCTGAGCATGGACGAGGCGAAGCGGCTCAAGGCACTCGAAGAAGAGAACGGACGGCTGAAGAAGCTCGTGGCGGATCTCTCCCTCGACAAGGAAATGCTGAAGGAAC CTCGTCAAGGGAAACTTCTAAGCCCCGAACGCCGACGCAGGGCCGTCAGAAAGCTCCGGGACCGGTACCCGGTCTCGGACCGACGGATCTGCCGGCTGGTGAAGCAGCCCAGATCGACTCAGGTGTATGTGCCAAGGGTGAAGGACGAGAACCAGCAGATCGTCGAACGGATGCTGGAACTGGTCAGGGTTTACCCAAGGTACGGATACCGGAGAATCTGCGCGAAGCTCCGCCAGGAAGAGTGGCAGGTGAGCGAGAAGCGCGTTCACCGGCTCTGGAAGCGTGAGGGGCTGAAAGTGCCCAGAAAGCCACGAAAACGGCGCAGGCTGGGCCTGAGCGCAAACAGCATCGTCTGCTACCGGGCCGAGCACAAGGACCATGTCTGGACGTGGGATTTCGTCCATGACCGGACGGAAGAGGGCCGTACCCTCAAGTGGCTCACCCTCGTGGATGAGTTCACGCGGGAGTGTCTGGCCTTAAAGGTCGAACGGAAACTGAAGTCGGAAGACGTGATCGAGGTGCTGGAAGAACTGATCGCCACGCGGGAACTCCCGAGGTTTATCCGCAGCGACAACGGATCGGAGTTTATCGCCAAGGCGCTGAAGAACTGGCTGGCCGAGGCCCATGTCGGCACGCTCTATATCGCGGCCGCTTCACCGTGGGAAAACGGCTACGCCGAGAGCTTTAACGGCAAGCTCCGGGACGAGCTTCTGGAGTGTGAACTGTTCTACAGCCTCGACGAGGCAAAATTCCTGGGACAGGAATGGAAGGATGAGTATAATAACGAACGACCGTACAGCAGTCTGGACTACCTGACGCCTGCGGAGTTCGCCCAGTGCTTGGTAGATTCGGCTTCCGGGGCTTCGCCCCTCCAGCCGATTCTACCGGGTCAGATGTACAACCCGACTAACACTCGGAGTGGCCCGGAAATGTAG